The sequence CGCGCCCGCAAGGTCGCCGACGAACTCGGCAACGCCATCGCCGTCACCCTCGACCTTCAGCGTCCCGACCTCGGCCTCCCCGCCGAGCAGGACTTCTCCGCCGTGGTCGCAGCCGTGCGTGACTCCCGCCTGCACGGGCTCGGTTACGCCCAGGAGCGCGGCCTGCCCTACCTCAGCATCTCCAGCGGCCTGGTCGGCATCGCCCCGGAGGTCGTCGCCGCCGCCCAGCGGGCGAGTGCCGTTCCGGTGCTGCTGGCCAGCCACTATCTGGCCGGCCTCGTCGTCCTCGTGGTCATGGACCTGGCCCGGGAGTTCGGGCGGCTCGACGCCATCCGGATCGCCGCCGTCCTCGACGACCAGGACGCCGGCGGACCGGCAGCGCTCGACGACCTGGAGCGCCTGGCCGCTGTCACCTCCGCCGGCCTGGTGCGCCAGGACGGGGCCTTCACCTGGGTCTCCGGGGCCGAGGCGGAGGTGGGTGTGCCCAGCATCGACGGTGTCGTGCTGCCCGGCCAGCGGATCGCCATCCTCGACGTCCCGAGTCTCGCCCTGGCCACCGGGGCGGGTGACGTCCACTTCGACTTCGCCGTCGGCGCTTCGGCCGGCCGTAGACGCGGCGAGCCGGCTTCCACCGAGGTCCTCATCGACCTGGAGGGAACCGGCCCGTCCGGCGACCCTCTCCGCACCCGCCGCCACCTCTTCCACCCCGCCGGCCAGCGCCCCCTCACGGCCCTCGGCATCGCCCTCGGCGTCGAGCGGCTCCTCGGCCTGCGCGGCGAACCCGCCGGCCCCGGCCTGCACACCCCCGAAGCCCTGCTCGACCCGGCCCTCGCCGTCGAGCGGATGACGGCCATCGGAACCACTTTCGGCACCCTGTGACGCTCTGTGGGTTGGAGTTGCGAATTGCGGGTGCCGGGGCTGTGGCGGCTATCTGGGGTGCCGTACGGCTTTCTTCATGTGCGCCACGTAGGGGGTTGAGTGGTGTCGCGGACCGATTTCCGGGGGTTCGTCGTCATGCAGTTCATCTAGGCCACGCCCCGCCCTGACTTAGGGCCGTGCCATGCGTTGGCTACGCGGTTCTTCAGGGACTGGCCGTCGGCGAAGAAGGCCGATAGGTCGAACGGAGTCCCGTCGGGGCGGGGGTCGTGGCGCGGGCTTGGGCTGCGTTCTAGGACGGTTAGGGGGATGTTGTGCGCGCGGGCCAGGTAGGGCAACCAGTCGTCGGGGATGCTTTCGCCGCGTTCCCAGCGAGACCTCGTGTCGAGTGACGGTGTCAGAGTTGGTCAGCTCGCAGAGTTCTGCGGCCAGGGCTCGCTGGCTTCGGTTGCCGCGTAGACATGCCGGATAGGCGCCGAACGCGCGTCGTTGCTGTTGCTGTCAAAAGGCCCGGAACCGCGAGTGGTTCCGGGCCTTTGGCTGGTCACATGAGGTGGGCAGGGGCGGGGTCGAACCGCCGACCTTCCGCTTTTCAGAAGTAGCACCCACCCTGCGGCCACCCCGTTGACCAAGGTCAGACGGTGCTCGACGTGCGCCCACGGTGCTGTCTGGTGGCCATCGTTGCCGTCAGGGTTGCCGTCACCGGTCAGTGCTGTCAGGCGACCTTGATCGAGTGGGGGCCGACGCTGACGGTGATGTCCACGTGGCCGCCGAGTGCGGTGGCGTAGGCGCGGAGTGTCTCCAGCTCCATGGCTTCGAGGTCGCCGTTCTCGATCTGGGAGACGCGGGACTGGCTGACGCCGAGGATCTGGGCGACCTCGGCTTGTGTCTTGCCGATGGCCTTGCGGAGTTCTTTGAGGTGGTGGCCGGCGACGTAGGCGTCCAGTTCGGCGCGGGCCTGGGCCTGGCGCTCGGGGTCGGCCAGTTCGGGGTTGCGGCGGTGTGCTTCGGCTTTGATGTCCTGCCAGCGACGTCCGGTGCTCATCGTCCGCCCTCCTTATCCTTCGCTGCCCGGTACTCGGCGTACCGGGCTTCCGCCAGTGGGATCGCCTCGTCGTACCAGCGTGACCACTGCCCGGCCTTGTCTCCGGCCACAAGAAAGATCGCTGCCCGATCTGGATCGAATACGAACAGCATGCGGATCTCCGATCGGCCTCGGCTTCCGGGCCGCAGCTCCTTGAGGTTGCGTAGCTCGCTGTGTTCCAGTGTGTCGACCAGCGGTCGTCCCAGCGTCGGCCCGACCTCGGCCGGCCTGCTCGATCAAGGCCGCAGTGTCCGTCTCGGATTCACACAGCTTGAGGAACCAGCTCTCAACCGGTTCAAGGAGGATGACGTCCCAGGGCACCCGACCAATATAACCTCTAGCTCATACTGCGAGGTTGACCGTCCGCTTCCTGATGACGTCCGTTGCCGTCAAACACAACGCCCCGGGCCACATGGCTCCGGGGCGTTCTTGCTGGTCCTTGAGGTGGGCAGGGGCGGGGTCGAACCGCCGACCTTCCGCTTTTCAGGCGGACGCTCGTACCGACTGAGCTACCTGCCCAGGACGCGCGTCGGCGCGTCTGGCGGTCCTGACGGGATTTGAACCCGCGGCCTCCACCTTGACAGGGTGGCGAGCACTCCTAGCTGCTCCACAGGACCTTGCGTCTCCGAGCCTAGCGGCTCTGGAGGGGTGTCTTGGCCGGTGTGTCCGGCGCTTGGCGACGTCCGAGAGCATACGCGATGGCCGAGGGGGTCGCCAACTCGATTACCCCGGGCGGGTGAGGGGACGATCCGGGCGGGGAGAAACCGGGCGGACAAGAGTGTTTCGTGTTTGTGCTTGGGGCTCCTACTCTGTCCGGGTTGCGCAACGGTGCGTGATCGGAGGGTGGCGCTGCCGCCCCTTGCGGGGCGGCTGTAGAGAGGAGGCCGTGTGGTCGCGAAGCTCCCAGACCAGAGCGCGGAGGACTACCAACGCGGGCTTGGGACCCGCCAGGTCCAGATGCTGGCCATCGGCGGGACGATCGGCACCGGGCTGTTCCTGGGCGCCGGGGAGAACATCGCCAAGGCCGGGCCCAGCCTGATCCTGACGTACGCCGTGGCGGGGCTGGCGCTGTTCTTCGTCATGCGGGCGCTCGGCGAGCTGCTGACGTACCGGCGGGCCGAGGGCGGGTTCGCCGGGTATGCCCGGGAGTTCCTCGGGCCGTTCTGGGGCTACGCCACGACCTGGACGTACTGGATCATCTGGGTGACGACCGGGATGGCGGAGCTGACCGCGGCCGGCAAGTACATCCAGAAGTGGTGGCCGGGCGTCGAGCAGTGGCAGACGGCGCTGGTGGCGCTGGTGGTCCTGTTCGTGGTGAACCTGATCTCGGTGAAGCTCTTCGGCGAGCTGGAGTTCTGGTTCGCGATGATCAAGGTCGCGGCGATCGTGATGATGATCCTGGTCGGGCTCGGGGTGCTGGTCTTCGGGTTCAGCGACGCGGGGGACACCGCGGGGGTCGGGAACCTGTGGGACCACGGGGGCGTGTTCCCCGAGGGGGCCGGGGCCACGATCATGACGCTGCAGATGGTGATGTTCGCCTACCTGGGCGTCGAGCTGGTGGGCGTGACGGCGAGCGAGGCCAAGGATCCGGAGAAGAACATCCCGCGGGCGATCAACGCGCTGCCGGTGCGGTTCGCGCTGTTCTACCTGGGGTCGCTGCTGGTGATCCTCGCGGTGGTGCCGTGGACGGCGTTCAAGGGCGGGGCGAGCCCGTTCGTCCTGGCGTTCGACCAGATCGGCATTCCGGGCGGGGCGGACATCGTCAACTTCGTGGTGCTGACGGCGGCGCTGTCGTCCTGCAACGCGGGCGGGCTCTACTCGACGTCCCGCATGCTGCGGACGGCGGGCGTCAACGGGGACGGTCCGAAGGTGCTCGGACGGCTCAACGGGCGCGGTGTGCCTGTTCTGACGGTCGTCATCTCCGCGCTGGTCATGGGCATCGGGGTGGTCGTCAACGCGGTCGTGCCGGAGAAGGCGTTCGAGTACATCACGTCGGTGTCCACCGGTGGGGCCCTGCTGGTGTGGACGGTCATCCTGGTCGCGCACATGGTCTACCGGCGGCGGTCGGCGGCCGGGGAGCTGCCGAGGGCGCCGTACCGGATGCCGTGGGCGCCCTACACGAGCTGGGCCGTGCTGGCGTTCTTCGCGTTCGTCACGGTGACGATCGCGTGGGAGGCCGATACGCGGATCGCGCTCTACGTGATGGCCGCCTGGGGAGCGCTGGTCGTGGTCGGCTGGCTGTTCGTCCGGCGTAGCTCGCAGGAGGCGCGGGTGCCCGTTCCGCTGGCGGAGGAGAGTACGAGCGCCTGAGTGAGGACATCCCACGGCGGGACGGCGCCCGCCGTGGGATGATCCCTCATGGGCGGTTCCTTCCCTCCGGAGGCGCGCGTGACCAGCAGGCTCGAGATCCGGGTGCGGTGGGTCCTGCTGGTCGTGGTGGGTGTCGCGAACATCATCGGCTCGCTGGTGGTGCTGCTGTTCGCGACGTTCGTGGTGCCCGATCCGCCCTTGGACGACCGCGACTACGTTCATCTGGTCAACGCGGTGGCGTTCTTCAGCTATCCGGTGGTCGCGGCTCCGGCGGCGCTGTTGTGCGGGCTGTGGCTGTGGCGTCCCGTGGTCACGTTCGTCCGGGACGGGGGAGAGCCCGACCGGCGGCAGCGCCGGGCCGTGCTGCTCGGGCCGCTGCGGCTGACGCTGCTCGTCGGGGCGCTGTGGGGGGTCGGCGCGCTCGGCTGGGCGGCGCTCGACATGATGCTGTTCACCGGGCGGCTGGCGGTGAAGACGGGGCTGACGTGCCTGCTCGGCGCGGGCACGACCTGCACGATCGTCTACCTGCTGTCGGAGCGGCTGCTGCGGCCGGCGGCGGCGCTGGTGCTGGGCGCGGAGCGTCCGAAGAGGCTGCGGCTGCCCGGGGTGACGACGCGCGTGATGCTCGCCTGGGCGCTCGGGACGGCGATCCCGGTGTTCGGCCTGATCTGCGTCGCGATCGCCGCGCTGGCCTCGCCGGACATCAACGTCACCCAGCTCGCGATCACGATCCTCGGCCTCGGCGGCGCCGCGCTGCTCGCGGGGGTCTGCGTGATCTACATGGCGACGCGCGCGATCGCCGATCCGATCAAGGCGGTGCGCAGCGGGATGGCGCAGGTCGAGCGGGGGGACCTCGGCGCCGAGGTGGACGTGTACGACGCGAGCGAGGTCGGGCAGCTGCAGGCCGGGTTCAACCACATGGTCGCGGGGCTGCGGGAGATCGAGTGGCTGCGCGACCTGTTCGGGCGGCATGTCGGCGAGGAGGTCGCCGACCTGGCGCTGGAGCGCGGCGTCGTCACGCTCGGCGGCGAGACGCGCGAGGTGGCCGTGCTGTTCGTGGACCTGACCGGGTCCACCAGGCTGGCCGACACGCGCAGCCCGGACGAGGTGGTGGGGCTGCTCAACCGGTTCTTCGGCGTCGTGGTGTCGGCGGTGGCCAAGCACGGCGGCTGGATCAACAAGTTCGAGGGGGACGCGGCGCTGGCGATCTTCGGGGCGCCGACCCAGGTGGAGGACTCGGCCGGCGGGGCGCTCGGCGCGGCCCGCGAGCTGGCGGTGCGGCTGCGCGCCGAGGTGCCGATGCTGGACGCGGGGATCGGGGTGTCCGCGGGCCCGGTCGTCGCCGGGTACATCGGCGCGGAGGAGCGGTTCGAGTACACGGTGATCGGCGATCCGGTGAACGAGGCGGCGCGGCTCAGCGACCTCGCCAAGGACGAGGAGGGGCGGGTGCTCGCCTCGGCGACCGTTCTGGAGCTGGCGCACCTCGCCGAGTCCGACGAGTGGGACCTCGGACGGTCGGTGACGCTGCGCGGGCGGAGCCGTCCGACACGGCTGGGCACGCCCCGCCGCCCGGCGCGTCCCGTGATCCCCGCTCCACGGGCCGCGCCGGGGACGGGACGGACGAGGTTCCCGCGCCCGCTGAGGCGCAGCAGGAGGCTGCTGTTCGGGGCACTGGTGCTGGCGAAAGCGGCCAAGAGCGCAAAAGCCGCGGGGCAGGGCAGTCCCGAAGAGCCCGGAGGCCATTCCGGCGGTACGGCCGTGTCTGACTCGTCCTGACGGGACCCGATGCGTATCGTCACCTTCGGTACACAGTCTGCTACCGATCTGTAACTCCGGCGTCACCGGACGGGCCGAGGGTTGGGGCGGACAGCCCGGCTCCCGAGAGGTGACTGATGCACCGGCGGAATCGTCTCGCGCTCCTCGCCGTCCTGGCCACCGCGGCCGTCGCCGTCCCGGCGGCGCCCGCCGACGCCCGTCCAGGCCCCGACCCGACCCTGTCCCTGCTGCCGGGCGCCCCGGAACCGCGCCCGCGCACCGCCCCCGCCCAGGCCCCGGATCCGGACGCCGGCGTCCTGAACGTCGCGCACCGGGGCGCGTCCGCGTACGCGCCGGAGAACACGCTGGCGGCGTTCCGGCTCGCCCAGCCCAAGAAGGCGGACATGTTCGAGCTGGACGTCCAGGAGACCAGGGACCGCCAGCTCGTGATCATGCACGACGCCACCCTCGCCCGGACGACGAACGCGGAGGAGGTCTACCCCGGCCGCAAGCCCTGGAAGGTCGCCGACTTCACCCTCGCCGAGATCGGGAGGCTGGACGCCGGCGGCTGGTTCGCGAAGAAGTACGCGGGCGAGCGCGTCCCGACGCTCGGCCAGGTGCTGGCCGGGATGCGCGGCAGGGGCCTCGGGCTGCTGCTGGAGATCAAGAACCCCGGGCTGTACCCCGGCATCGAGCGACGCATCGCGGCGGAGCTGAGGCGGTTCCCGTCCTGGCTCCGGTACGACCCGCGGGAGCGGCGCCTCGTCGTCCAGTCGTTCGACTGGGAGTCGGTGCGGCGGTTCCACGCCGTCCTGCCGAAGGTGCCGACCGGCCTCCTCGGTACCCCGAAGGCCGCGGATCTGCCGAAGCTCGCGAAGTACGCGGATCAGGTCAATCCCGCCTTCGGTGGCCTGACCGAGTCCTACGTCGACGAGGTTCACGACGCCGGGATGGACCTGCTCACCTGGACGATCGACGCTCCCGGCGACATGGAGCGGGCGATCGACCTCGACGTGGACGGGATCATCACCAACAGGCCGGACGTCCTGCACCGCGTCGTGGACGACTCCGCGGAGCGGGCGGCCTGATCAGGCGGGCCACCGGCGCGCGCGGGCGATCAGCGCCCGCGCCGCCGGGCTGCGCGGCCCCTCGGTGCGCCAGGCCAGGGCGATCCGCCCGGTCAGCCGCGGCCGGACGACCGGGAGCGCGCGCAGGTCGTCCGGGCGGCCGCGGGCGGCGGACTCGGGCAGCACGGCGACGCCCAGGCCGTGCGCGGCGATCTCGGCGAGGACCGGCGGCTCGCCCGCCTCGAACGCGACGCGCGGGCGCAGGCCGGCGTCCGCGAAGGCCCCGTCCAGGACGGCCCGCAGCCCGGTGCCCTTCGGCAGGCAGATCAGGTTCTCCTCGGCGAGGGCCCGCAGGCTGATCGTGGACCTGCGCGCCAGCGGGTGGCCGCGGGCGACGGCGGCGACGAGGTCCTGCTCGATGACGACCCGCGTCGCGACGCCCTCGGGCGGGTCGCCGCCGAGGCTGAGGAAAGCCAGGTCGATCCGTCCGGTGCGGAGTCCTTCGGTCAGCGTCGCGGAATCCTCCTGGACGACGGTGATCTCGACGTCCGGGTGGTCGCGGTGGAATCCGGCCAGCATGCCGGGAAGGTCCAGCGACCGGATCCAGTCGATCGTGCCGATCGTGACGTGCCCGCGGAGCAGGCCCGTCAGCTCGTCCACCGCCAGCCGGGCGCCCTCGACCGCGGCGAGCGCGGCGCGCGCGTAGGGAAGGACGGCGGCGCCGACCTCGGTCAGCCGGACGGTCCGACCGGAGCGGTCGAGCAGCGGCTGGCCCAGTTCCCGCTCCAGCTGCCGGATCTGGGCGCTCACGCCGGGCTGGGCGACGTGCAACCGGGCCGCGGCCCTGGTGAAGCCGGCCTCTTCCGTGACCGCCACGAAGTACTCAAGCTGGCGCAGCTCCATAACGGGACATGCTAGTCGCGTGCCCTCCCAGCGCCCGGGCTTCTGCATGCCCGGTCGGTCCGGCAACCAATTCTTTTGCCGGTCTTGGCTGCATCGCTGCTGTTCAGAGGACTGATCCGGGCGTGTGCGGTGATTACCTCACCTGCGGGAGGTCGGGTGTACGGACGGCGCACATGGTCCATACGGGTGCGGATGACCGTTATTGCCGGGACGGTCACCGCCGTTATCTGTGCCATCGTGACGACGCTGATCCTCGTGGAGGCGCGGGGATCGGAGACCGACTCCTCCCGCGGCGAGGCGAACGCGGCCGCGCTCCGGCTGTCGTACGAGCTGCGGCGCGGGTCGGCGCCCGACCGGTTCGACGGGGTGCCGGGCGTCATGCTGCAGGTCGTGGACGTGAAGCGGACGGTGATCGCGGGGACCTCGGGCCGGGCGCCGGCCGACCGTCCGCTCGCCAGCTTCGTCCCGTCGGAGACGCGCGTGTACGCCACCCGGAGGGTGTGCTCGCCGGTGGGGCGCCACCGGTGCCTGTGGGTGATCGGCTTCCGCATCTTCAGGCCGGGCGGCGACTGGCTGATCTACGCCGCCGTCCCGATCATCCCCTGGTACGTGAGCCCAGGCTTGATCATTTTCCTGGCCAGCGTCTCGCTGCTGGTGATCCTGCTGGGCTGCCTGCGCGCCTGGACGACGGTGGACCAGACCCTCGCCCCCGTGGACGCGATCCGGGCCGAGCTGGCGGAGATCACCGCGCACCGGTCGGGCCGCCGGGTGACGGTGCCGGAGAGCCGGGACGAGATCAGGCGGCTCGCGGAGGCCGCGAACGCGACCCTGGACCGGCTGGACAGCGCCCTCGAACGGCAGCGCAGCTTCACCTCCGACGCGTCCCACGATCTGCGCAGCCCCATCGCGGCCGCGCGCGCCCAGATCGAGGAGGCGCTCCTGTTCCCCGACGACGTCGACTGGCCGCAGACCGCGCGGAACGTCCTGCAGAGCCTGGAACGGCTCCAGGCGATCGTGACGGACCTGCTGCAGCTCGCCCGGCTGGACGCCGCCGCCTGGCAGGACGTCGAGACGGTCGACCTCGGTGCGCTGGTCACCATCGAGTTGGCGAGGTCGGACCGGACGAAGCGGATCGTCCCGCATCTCCAGGAGGGCGTGACGGTGCGCGGGGACCGGCTCAGGCTCGTCCGCCTGCTGACGAACCTGCTGGACAATGCCGAGCGGCACGCCGAGTCGCGTGTCGACGTCAAGGTGTCGCGGGAGGACGGCACCGCCGTGCTGGAGGTCGTCGACGACGGCGTGGGCGTCGCCGAGGAGAACCGGGACCTTGTGTTCCAGCGCTTCGCCCGCCTGCAGGACAGCAAGGCCCGCGACCCCGGGGGCACCGGCCTCGGCCTGCCGATCGCCAGGGAGATCGCACGGCTGCACGGCGGCAGCCTCACCATCGAGGACAGCGAGCGCGGCGCCCGGTTCGTCCTGCGGATACCGCCCGACCATGACGGCAGGCCGCCCGGTTAGCCGCACGGCGGCGTGAAAGCGGAGAACCCCGCGGCGACGGCGCGGGGTCGTGGTGGTCTGGGGGCGGCCCGCGCGGGGGACGGGCCGGGGGGCGGCCGGTCAGACCGCCGGATGGGCGGCCAGGCCGCGCAGGTGGATCCAGCCTTCGAGGTGGGACTCCTTCACCCGGCAGGTGATCCGCTCGTACTCGGCGGCGGTCACGTGGCCGGGGCTGGGGACGATCACCGAGTCGTAGACGAACCTGGACGCGATGACGCCGAGGTCGGCGCCCGTCGCGGCGAGCCGCTCCTTGAGCGGGCCGGCGTCGAGGAGCCGGGCCGTCGTGATGATGGACGAGCCGGATACTCCGGGCGGGTCGGGCATCACGGGCCCGACGTTCACCGCGACCCTGAGCTGGACGCGGACGGCCCCGGTCGCGCGGTGGTTGTGGCGGCGCAGCCGCAGGCCCAGCGAGACCAGCATGGGGTCGATCACGGTGGCCGTCGGCACCTGCGGCGGGATGACGATGAGCGCGCCGTCGCCGCGGTCCTCGACGTGGCAGGCGTCCCAGGGGACGCCCGAC is a genomic window of Actinomadura citrea containing:
- a CDS encoding amino acid permease, whose translation is MVAKLPDQSAEDYQRGLGTRQVQMLAIGGTIGTGLFLGAGENIAKAGPSLILTYAVAGLALFFVMRALGELLTYRRAEGGFAGYAREFLGPFWGYATTWTYWIIWVTTGMAELTAAGKYIQKWWPGVEQWQTALVALVVLFVVNLISVKLFGELEFWFAMIKVAAIVMMILVGLGVLVFGFSDAGDTAGVGNLWDHGGVFPEGAGATIMTLQMVMFAYLGVELVGVTASEAKDPEKNIPRAINALPVRFALFYLGSLLVILAVVPWTAFKGGASPFVLAFDQIGIPGGADIVNFVVLTAALSSCNAGGLYSTSRMLRTAGVNGDGPKVLGRLNGRGVPVLTVVISALVMGIGVVVNAVVPEKAFEYITSVSTGGALLVWTVILVAHMVYRRRSAAGELPRAPYRMPWAPYTSWAVLAFFAFVTVTIAWEADTRIALYVMAAWGALVVVGWLFVRRSSQEARVPVPLAEESTSA
- a CDS encoding saccharopine dehydrogenase, with translation MKQPVLIMGGSGQAGSDTAAVLREWHPDLPLAIAGRNLDRARKVADELGNAIAVTLDLQRPDLGLPAEQDFSAVVAAVRDSRLHGLGYAQERGLPYLSISSGLVGIAPEVVAAAQRASAVPVLLASHYLAGLVVLVVMDLAREFGRLDAIRIAAVLDDQDAGGPAALDDLERLAAVTSAGLVRQDGAFTWVSGAEAEVGVPSIDGVVLPGQRIAILDVPSLALATGAGDVHFDFAVGASAGRRRGEPASTEVLIDLEGTGPSGDPLRTRRHLFHPAGQRPLTALGIALGVERLLGLRGEPAGPGLHTPEALLDPALAVERMTAIGTTFGTL
- a CDS encoding type II toxin-antitoxin system RelE/ParE family toxin; amino-acid sequence: MGRPLVDTLEHSELRNLKELRPGSRGRSEIRMLFVFDPDRAAIFLVAGDKAGQWSRWYDEAIPLAEARYAEYRAAKDKEGGR
- a CDS encoding adenylate/guanylate cyclase domain-containing protein, which gives rise to MTSRLEIRVRWVLLVVVGVANIIGSLVVLLFATFVVPDPPLDDRDYVHLVNAVAFFSYPVVAAPAALLCGLWLWRPVVTFVRDGGEPDRRQRRAVLLGPLRLTLLVGALWGVGALGWAALDMMLFTGRLAVKTGLTCLLGAGTTCTIVYLLSERLLRPAAALVLGAERPKRLRLPGVTTRVMLAWALGTAIPVFGLICVAIAALASPDINVTQLAITILGLGGAALLAGVCVIYMATRAIADPIKAVRSGMAQVERGDLGAEVDVYDASEVGQLQAGFNHMVAGLREIEWLRDLFGRHVGEEVADLALERGVVTLGGETREVAVLFVDLTGSTRLADTRSPDEVVGLLNRFFGVVVSAVAKHGGWINKFEGDAALAIFGAPTQVEDSAGGALGAARELAVRLRAEVPMLDAGIGVSAGPVVAGYIGAEERFEYTVIGDPVNEAARLSDLAKDEEGRVLASATVLELAHLAESDEWDLGRSVTLRGRSRPTRLGTPRRPARPVIPAPRAAPGTGRTRFPRPLRRSRRLLFGALVLAKAAKSAKAAGQGSPEEPGGHSGGTAVSDSS
- a CDS encoding sensor histidine kinase — protein: MTTLILVEARGSETDSSRGEANAAALRLSYELRRGSAPDRFDGVPGVMLQVVDVKRTVIAGTSGRAPADRPLASFVPSETRVYATRRVCSPVGRHRCLWVIGFRIFRPGGDWLIYAAVPIIPWYVSPGLIIFLASVSLLVILLGCLRAWTTVDQTLAPVDAIRAELAEITAHRSGRRVTVPESRDEIRRLAEAANATLDRLDSALERQRSFTSDASHDLRSPIAAARAQIEEALLFPDDVDWPQTARNVLQSLERLQAIVTDLLQLARLDAAAWQDVETVDLGALVTIELARSDRTKRIVPHLQEGVTVRGDRLRLVRLLTNLLDNAERHAESRVDVKVSREDGTAVLEVVDDGVGVAEENRDLVFQRFARLQDSKARDPGGTGLGLPIAREIARLHGGSLTIEDSERGARFVLRIPPDHDGRPPG
- a CDS encoding helix-turn-helix domain-containing protein — translated: MSTGRRWQDIKAEAHRRNPELADPERQAQARAELDAYVAGHHLKELRKAIGKTQAEVAQILGVSQSRVSQIENGDLEAMELETLRAYATALGGHVDITVSVGPHSIKVA
- a CDS encoding glycerophosphodiester phosphodiesterase produces the protein MHRRNRLALLAVLATAAVAVPAAPADARPGPDPTLSLLPGAPEPRPRTAPAQAPDPDAGVLNVAHRGASAYAPENTLAAFRLAQPKKADMFELDVQETRDRQLVIMHDATLARTTNAEEVYPGRKPWKVADFTLAEIGRLDAGGWFAKKYAGERVPTLGQVLAGMRGRGLGLLLEIKNPGLYPGIERRIAAELRRFPSWLRYDPRERRLVVQSFDWESVRRFHAVLPKVPTGLLGTPKAADLPKLAKYADQVNPAFGGLTESYVDEVHDAGMDLLTWTIDAPGDMERAIDLDVDGIITNRPDVLHRVVDDSAERAA
- a CDS encoding LysR family transcriptional regulator: MELRQLEYFVAVTEEAGFTRAAARLHVAQPGVSAQIRQLERELGQPLLDRSGRTVRLTEVGAAVLPYARAALAAVEGARLAVDELTGLLRGHVTIGTIDWIRSLDLPGMLAGFHRDHPDVEITVVQEDSATLTEGLRTGRIDLAFLSLGGDPPEGVATRVVIEQDLVAAVARGHPLARRSTISLRALAEENLICLPKGTGLRAVLDGAFADAGLRPRVAFEAGEPPVLAEIAAHGLGVAVLPESAARGRPDDLRALPVVRPRLTGRIALAWRTEGPRSPAARALIARARRWPA